The following are encoded in a window of Vigna unguiculata cultivar IT97K-499-35 chromosome 8, ASM411807v1, whole genome shotgun sequence genomic DNA:
- the LOC114193467 gene encoding uncharacterized protein LOC114193467 isoform X3, translated as MGLKDPKSLVALMKSIDCFGCCKRTPEIISMDEASKGLRAQEQTGTRMERSDGFWSSSTFELDPSEAHSQRSISSIGISNNPSDPQSSGGSQTGPPEFVNHGLLLWNQIRQQWVGKKGSESITEIQEPRISSNATYDTLLGSNKPFPQRIPLREMVDFLVDIWEQEGLYD; from the exons ATGGGTCTGAAAGATCCAAAGTCACTGGTTGCCTTGATGAAG AGCATAGATTGTTTTGGGTGCTGCAAAAGAACTCCAGAGATTATTTCAATGGATGAAGCTTCTAAAGGACTAAGAGCTCAAGAACAAACAGGGACCAGAATGGAAAGATCAGATGGTTTCTGGAGCAGCAGCACCTTTGAATTAGACCCTAGTGAAGCTCACTCGCAGAGAAGCATCTCATCGATTGGAATATCAAATAATCCTTCTGATCCTCAAAGTAGTGGAGGCAGTCAAACTGGTCCTCCAGAATTTGTTAACCATG GGCTTCTTCTCTGGAACCAGATAAGGCAACAATGGGTAGGAAAAAAAGGGTCTGAGAGTATCACAGAAATTCAAGAACCAAGAAtaag TTCCAATGCAACCTATGACACCTTACTTGGGAGCAACAAGCCCTTTCCCCAACGCATTCCTTTGAGA GAAATGGTTGACTTTCTTGTTGATATTTGGGAGCAAGAGGGTTTGTATGACTGA
- the LOC114193467 gene encoding uncharacterized protein LOC114193467 isoform X4: MDEASKGLRAQEQTGTRMERSDGFWSSSTFELDPSEAHSQRSISSIGISNNPSDPQSSGGSQTGPPEFVNHGLLLWNQIRQQWVGKKGSESITEIQEPRISSNATYDTLLGSNKPFPQRIPLREMVDFLVDIWEQEGLYD; the protein is encoded by the exons ATGGATGAAGCTTCTAAAGGACTAAGAGCTCAAGAACAAACAGGGACCAGAATGGAAAGATCAGATGGTTTCTGGAGCAGCAGCACCTTTGAATTAGACCCTAGTGAAGCTCACTCGCAGAGAAGCATCTCATCGATTGGAATATCAAATAATCCTTCTGATCCTCAAAGTAGTGGAGGCAGTCAAACTGGTCCTCCAGAATTTGTTAACCATG GGCTTCTTCTCTGGAACCAGATAAGGCAACAATGGGTAGGAAAAAAAGGGTCTGAGAGTATCACAGAAATTCAAGAACCAAGAAtaag TTCCAATGCAACCTATGACACCTTACTTGGGAGCAACAAGCCCTTTCCCCAACGCATTCCTTTGAGA GAAATGGTTGACTTTCTTGTTGATATTTGGGAGCAAGAGGGTTTGTATGACTGA
- the LOC114193467 gene encoding uncharacterized protein LOC114193467 isoform X2, whose product MQLFRYVPPLVFGVHGSIDCFGCCKRTPEIISMDEASKGLRAQEQTGTRMERSDGFWSSSTFELDPSEAHSQRSISSIGISNNPSDPQSSGGSQTGPPEFVNHGLLLWNQIRQQWVGKKGSESITEIQEPRISSNATYDTLLGSNKPFPQRIPLREMVDFLVDIWEQEGLYD is encoded by the exons ATGCAGCTCTTTAGGTACGTTCCACCTTTGGTCTTTGGCGTCCATGGG AGCATAGATTGTTTTGGGTGCTGCAAAAGAACTCCAGAGATTATTTCAATGGATGAAGCTTCTAAAGGACTAAGAGCTCAAGAACAAACAGGGACCAGAATGGAAAGATCAGATGGTTTCTGGAGCAGCAGCACCTTTGAATTAGACCCTAGTGAAGCTCACTCGCAGAGAAGCATCTCATCGATTGGAATATCAAATAATCCTTCTGATCCTCAAAGTAGTGGAGGCAGTCAAACTGGTCCTCCAGAATTTGTTAACCATG GGCTTCTTCTCTGGAACCAGATAAGGCAACAATGGGTAGGAAAAAAAGGGTCTGAGAGTATCACAGAAATTCAAGAACCAAGAAtaag TTCCAATGCAACCTATGACACCTTACTTGGGAGCAACAAGCCCTTTCCCCAACGCATTCCTTTGAGA GAAATGGTTGACTTTCTTGTTGATATTTGGGAGCAAGAGGGTTTGTATGACTGA
- the LOC114193467 gene encoding uncharacterized protein LOC114193467 isoform X1 has product MCSRGCFQAPFVRCFVKKPSCSVFCGAWFRVLVLSFMDRLKLKCKGIFCSIDCFGCCKRTPEIISMDEASKGLRAQEQTGTRMERSDGFWSSSTFELDPSEAHSQRSISSIGISNNPSDPQSSGGSQTGPPEFVNHGLLLWNQIRQQWVGKKGSESITEIQEPRISSNATYDTLLGSNKPFPQRIPLREMVDFLVDIWEQEGLYD; this is encoded by the exons ATGTGTTCTAGGGGTTGCTTTCAAGCACCGTTTGTTAGATGCTTTGTGAAGAAACCCTCATGTTCAGTGTTTTGTGGTGCTTGGTTTCGTGTTCTTGTGCTCTCTTTCATGGATAGGTTAAAGCTCAAATGCAAGGGGATTTTCTGT AGCATAGATTGTTTTGGGTGCTGCAAAAGAACTCCAGAGATTATTTCAATGGATGAAGCTTCTAAAGGACTAAGAGCTCAAGAACAAACAGGGACCAGAATGGAAAGATCAGATGGTTTCTGGAGCAGCAGCACCTTTGAATTAGACCCTAGTGAAGCTCACTCGCAGAGAAGCATCTCATCGATTGGAATATCAAATAATCCTTCTGATCCTCAAAGTAGTGGAGGCAGTCAAACTGGTCCTCCAGAATTTGTTAACCATG GGCTTCTTCTCTGGAACCAGATAAGGCAACAATGGGTAGGAAAAAAAGGGTCTGAGAGTATCACAGAAATTCAAGAACCAAGAAtaag TTCCAATGCAACCTATGACACCTTACTTGGGAGCAACAAGCCCTTTCCCCAACGCATTCCTTTGAGA GAAATGGTTGACTTTCTTGTTGATATTTGGGAGCAAGAGGGTTTGTATGACTGA